Part of the Camelus dromedarius isolate mCamDro1 chromosome 11, mCamDro1.pat, whole genome shotgun sequence genome is shown below.
cattttcaggggagcgtatagctcaaatggtagagtgcatgctcagcatgcatgaggtcttgggttcaatcccagtacctccattaagaagtaattaattaaatagacctaattaccttccccccaaaaaacaataataaataaaatttcttgaaATTTAAGCATTGTCTACTAACTTTCTACTCTGGCAGATGAGGATTTAGGGGTTTTTTTAATCTTACCCTCTACCCTCACCACACATAGAACCTTCCTATTCCCACATGCTCCTAGTATGTTTGTTAGATTAAGAATTAGGGTTAGATCACTAATTCAACCCCAAACTCTGCCAATTGTCTAAATCTCCTGATGTATTCAGACCCGTCAGGTAATCTGTCAGTTTTATCCTGAAGAAATTTCTCCTGCTGCCTTCTGACTTCCAGTCTGGACTGACTGCTCTCTAAGCCTGAAGGGTAAATATGATCTTATAGTCACCTTGGTTTCCTTTCACCTCTCTCCTATGACCTCTTGTTGCCCAGATCCTACGTTCCCTTTTTGGTTTATGCTCTTGTTTTGGTGGCGCACATCCTTGAGGAGCTTCCTAAGAAAAGGTGCATGGAAGACAAGATATTTGACAccttcttcatctggaaaatgtcTTCATTCTATCTTTATTCTTAACTAATGGTTGAGTTTGTAAATCATTTTCCGTCAGAATTTTGAAGACACTGCTACATTGTCTTCCAGTTTCTAGTATTGCTGTTAAGAAGACTAATGCCATTCTGATTCTTGTCCCACTGTGTTGGACCTGGAAACTCTTAGAATTTTCTGTCTATCCCCTCTGTCCCTAGCGTTCTATGATTCCACAGTGGTGTTCCTTGGTGTACATCAATTTTCATCTATTGTTCTGGATAACTGATGGGCCTTTATGATCATGAGCTTGTGTCCTTCAATCCTGggaaatattcctttttattgatttatttatttttaaggctctctcttttttttaagcttttttttaatttatttttaaatcttactttatttattcttaaatttttagggggagaggtaattaggtttttttattttgttttattattttttcaaatggaagtactgaggattgaacccaggactttaggCATGCTAaatacacactctaccactgaactgtaccctcccctctcctttttatttttaatataatttttcctACTTATTTTCTCTTGTCTCTCTAAAAACCCTAAAGTCAGATGTTATGTCTTAGCCTGGTCCTCTAattctatatttttcttcctattttctatttccattttctctactttctggAGAATTTCCTTGGGTTTCCATTTCggctattatattttaatttccaagaactttttttttaaagcattctgtACTTTTCTCATTGGTATGTCTTATCTCACTGAGGATATCAatgatagtttttaaatttttcttctgttacacAGTCTGTTTTCCCTaagttgctttttttctgtttcctcttttatatCATAGGCTTTCCTCGTATGTCTAGTAATTTCTTGCTTGTGGCTTATATTTAAGAATAGAGtactgggaaatatatacaagatcttatggtagctcacagagaaaaaaatgtgacaatgaatatatatatgttcatgtataactgaaaaattgtgctctacactggaatttgacacaacattgtaaaatgattataactcaataaaaaatgttaaaaaaaaatagagtactAAAAAGCTGATTGGAAGCTCTGTATACATGGCTGAGATTTATAGAGTGATCTGGCTGGACCATTTTATAGGGGAGACAAGCTCTGATGTCAGTTTCCCTAGATCTTCGTTAGAATGAAAACTCCACTGATAACAGAGATCTTTGTTTTGATCACTGATCTATTCCTAGAGCCTATAATAGTGCCTGACACACCCagtcagagccttcagaaaggAATCTTCTGTCTCCTGCCTGGGGTGGCAGTGGAAGGGTATAGAGGAGAAGGCTGGGTCTCAACATTCTACACATAAATGTCTAATTAATCCCCTGAAGAGCAGTACAATACAAACTTCTTCAGCTGTGCCTGTTGTTCCCTCAGTTCAGAGACCACCTGTTTATGCTCTCCAGATAATAATTCTGGTGTCTTTGCCAGGGAAATGGAGGTATAGTCACCTGCCTCTGCAGAGTAAGTGTAAGATTATGGGAACTAACTGCTTCATAAATAGGTTTTTAACCAATCCTCCTATTTTTAATCCCAGCTGCAGAGATACCAGTTGTAACTTATTCCTGAGACTTTTAGGGATGCTGAGATGTAAATTGGGTTgcttcttaatctttctttacTGAGAGCTGAAAATTTAGCTTTTATAGGCCTCCTTATAAAAATTGTGGTATTGTCTCCTCtctggttcttttttaaaaagtttgtgcctttctttaattaattaatctatttattaatttaatgaacCTATTATTTTTGTGCAGATATGGAAAGAACCAAGTAAGTATTTGTATTCAGTCCGCCTTCTTTACCTAGTAGTCCATAGCCTCAAAGGAGGTTACTTACAGTTTGAGCCAAACTAACTGGGGAGATCTCTTTGAAttattgaaacattttaaatacatttttattacttatatGCCCAATAACAATTAAAGGTCTTCAAAACACCTTGTAATAGGTCATTAATTATTTGTATGTACTTTTCCATGTCAGAAACctaaaaaatctttattatgaTTTCTATagatcaacaaatatttattatacaatgtcatatgtcaattatatctcagtagaacaagaaaaaactaaatatttatggTAACATATTTATCAAacccttttttttaagtagatgaAAGTTACACTGTCATCATTTCTGGATGTATAGGATCTGAATGAATGAGCTTCACCTGACATGGACTTAGCATTATATGATTTCTTCACTTCTCTTTGGCCACTTTTTCCGTGTGGGTAGAAGATAAGCATATTTGGCAGCATGGCACTTCTTATACAAACTGACTGATATTTTGTACTTGTAGCCCAATCAGCACAATACAGTGAAGCTGGGAGCTTTCCAGGCTCAGGAAAAAGAACTGGTATTTGACATTGACATGACAGACTATGACGATGTGAGGAGATGTTGTAGGTGAGTTTCGCATGGTTTACTGGTAGGTTGGATCATATGACAGTAGGTAATAATGATTCTGTTCCAGTTCTGCAGACATATGTTCTAAGTGCTGGACCCTCATGACGATGGCCATACACATCATCGACCGAGCGTTGAAAGGCAAGTATTGACGGTGTCTGAGTGGGGTCAAATGCAAGAATCTGTTTTTTGCTGAATATTAGTCTATCTATACCATTTTAGAATCAAATCTCATAAATATCTAACATGTTTCTTTGAAACGTGATAGGAAAATGAAAGATTAGAATAAAGTTGTACTTGAAACTTCAGTAAAGCTATTGATCAGATCATTGAGTTTTTCCCCAACTCATTTATCTCTTGAGCAACTCAGTATGCTTGGTACTGTCCCAGATGAGGGAAACAGTGAAAGATAATTCTTACCTCACGAAGGTTATGCGATCTGAGGaggaaacaaataagaaaattgagggtTACATTTGTGTTATTATGCACAGGCTGCTATAGGAATATAGAACAGCAGAAGTACATACTGGAATGGGAAGAGATTAGATCAGAAAAGGCTTCCTAGAAGAGGTGATgaaaggatgatgatgatgataatagctAACGCTTATATAGgggtttattatgtgccaggctttgttctaaacactttaaaattatcAACTCTTAATATCCCTAGACTAGGTCTTTGAAGATATATATGGCAGTTggtcagagagagaaatgaaagtacTCGGGCAGGAAGAAATTCTTAGCAGAGAGACCAGGATAGGTAAATAGCTGAAGGCAAGAGCTACAAGAAACGTACAGTTGATCTTTGAACAGcaatgggtttgaactgcacgggtccacgtattacagattttttttcaacagtaagTACTAGAGTACTGCATGATCCACAGATGGTTGAGTCCACAGATATAGAACGAGAATACAGAGGATCTGCTGGTGCAGAGCAACTGTTTCTACGGAGGGCCTACTCtaagttatacacagattttcatCTGCAGAGGGTCGGCATCCAAACCCCCCactttgttcaagggtcagtgGTAGTCTAGTTAAGGTGAGTACATGTGGATAGGAGGTGAAAAAACGAAGCTAAGGAAGTAAGCAGGAACCAGAagtttataaatttgttttaaaacctATTATTTCTCCCCTCCTCAGAGGACTTTGGATTTAAGCATCGTCTCTGGGTATATTCCGGAAGGAGAGGTGTTCATTGTTGGGTCTGTGATGAATCAGTCAGAAAACTGTCCTCTGCAGTACGTTCTGGGATAGTTGAGTATTTGAGTCTTGTAAAGGTAAGGTCCTAATGACACTTTACACTTCTTTGTTTGCTAGACATTACCAAGACTGGTATGTTTGGTAACAAAACTGAACTATCTCTTATAGCATCCACATTTCAGAGTAGATGTTTTATCAGTAGGTCAATTAAAATCATAGtagctacatttttttaagatatttcatattttgttttcagtatcCTTCTTTGTGGCAAAAGGAAGATTAGTTTACTTTTCTGGTTCAAGTATGTCAAGTAGAGTTAACCCAGAAAGCTACAGCTATTGAGACCATATAAAATAGCATCCAAGGTTCTATACTTTCACAGAATTTAATTAATATCTTGGAACatgttaaagaaatttttaattatttcattcacTTATGTTATATAATTTACATGAAGTTCTCTTTTGATGGCTTGTTTTTCAGGGTGGTCaagatgttaaaaagaaagtTCACCTAAGTGAAAAAATTCACCCTTTTGTCAGGTCTGTCGGAAAAGACTCCACGCAGTTTAACTTGTGTCTGATTTACCTGCATGTGCTTTTGGAATTACCTTATCAATTTTCCCTGCTGGGGTAGCATTTTACAGTAATAATGGGTAGAGTTAATTGAGTCTCTGTTTTATGCTCCAGTATTCATGATACGTGCTTCATAAATGTTCTCATTGGTTTCCACGACAACCTCATGAGGGACATGATGGTATCTccacttacagatgaggaaagcgaGATTTGGAGAGATTGTGTAATTTGCTTGGCTGcacataagtaatttttaaattccgATTCACGTCCtagtctgcctgactccaaaaaCCATACTCTTTCCACTGAATTCACTACTCCTCTGGGGTAATGGAAAGAGCACTGCATTAGGAGTAAGAACCCCTATTCTGCCACTTTAATACAACCCTGACAAAATATCAGAACCTGTTTCTTATCAGCTTGGTGGGGAGAATGAAGTCCACTCCATCTATCTTACAGAGTTGTGGCAAAGATTAAATGATATGGTAAATGTGAAGTCTATTTGCAAGTTGCTAAGCACCATATAATTGTTGAGATGCTGAAGCAAGCTATGTGGTGTATATGTGGCTAAGAGTGTTGGGACTGTTGTTATTCCTACAGAAAATctataaacataattaaaaaagactttgaaAGATATGCCTTGGTTGATCAAGATATTCTTGGAAATAAAGAAAGCTGGGATAAGATTTTAGCCCTTGTTCCTGAAAATATCCTTTCCCAAAACCATTTCTATGAGAGCTACTTGTATTGATCTATGCTGTTATAAGTATGTTCTGCCTGCATTTTCCCATATACTTATTCTtatgtttaatcttttttatacAAAACATCtatattctgcatttttattatCTCTAGTCTGGAATACAATAAGAAGTGAGgccattttgtaaataaacttCCTCATTTTGGAAGTTGATCCTCCTAAAATTAACGACTATTTAAAGGATACTGAATCATCATCAAAATATGTACAGACTAGGGAATGGTTTTACCTTAAACCATATAGTTATTTTTGGCATTCTTTCTATTATATCACTAATATACTTTTACAGGGAATGTTTTTAAGGATATGTgtttaatatttgcattttagaaaacaCTGATTACTTTAAACTTTAGACATCTTTGTGGTAATGCATATGAAAATAAGCTGTTCATTGATGTGCCCTAAATGAGTATGTTCCTTAATGACCCATCACCAATGCATGATGAACTTCAACAGAACTTTCAAAAGGATCACAATTCACTTCAGCGTTGGGAGCATTTGAAAAAAGCAATCAGCAAATATCAGGTATATTCCACTGAAATCTGTATTACAAATACAATAATACAATTCTTTATCAAATTCTGATTATTTTGCTAAGTAAGTTAAAGATGGTTGAAGGTCATTTTTTAACCACTTTAACGAAATCCTCAAAAGTTCCTACTGCTCCTCATGTTGGATTTGCATCTGTTTTCAGAGtaacaacaaaaatgacaaatgtgGACCCTGGCTTGAGTGGGAGATCATGCTCCAGTACTGTTTTCCACGACTGGATGTCAATGTTAGCAAAGGAAtcaatcatttattgaagagccCTTTTAGTGTTCATCCTAAAACAGGTACTATGTTAAGAAAGtaaggaaaactaaaagaaaaatcaaagttttttttttaaagcatgtcaCTGGGGGTGAATGTCTGAAATAGTAAAGGTTGAAGAATTATTCTGTCAGCTAATACCTGTtaacttatttttcagttgtcGATTAGTAGCTACCAGATGAGTTTCCAGTATGTAAATAATTTGCAGCTGGGTTTCTGAGGCTCCATTTTAGAGTTGGAGAGGATCTTAGAAATCACAGAACAACAGCtctcattgtacagatgagaaaacactgACACAAGAAATGACTCGTCCACAGTCTTAAAACAAGTTGTACCAGCGCTAGGAACAGAGTTCAGGTCTTAAAACTCAGCGTTCTGTGCGTTTTTCACTATGCTGCTTCCCTCAGTTCTTTTTCAATACACATAGCTTTTCctctttcacatttcttttagatattctcttaatatttgttttaagCTTAATTTTAAAGCTTCAGTGAGTATCCCCTTATTCTAATATTCAAGGTTTGGGTAAATAGTTACATTCACTCATAAGTgtgtacatttttattatatcctTTTCTCATTAAATAGCTGCAGTCTTTTTACTCTGTCTTCAAACAGTAGCTCCCAattctcttattattttatttgttagtcACCTGGCATTCTTTAAACTCATTATCTCATTTTTGAAATACGGTGAATTTTCTGTGGTGCCCCAGTTGTAGATACTATAAAAGGGTAATATAATGtcatctattttatttccaaagatgTCCAACATATAGGTGTCTGTTTTGATCTCAGCAAATAAATCAAAGTAATGAAATGAATTATTTccatctattctgttccattttcagGACTCACTAAATTTGAGATTGTTCTGTACTTAAATACAGGAGGATATAGGGAAGagaaagatagaaataaaaatagaaataagagcaagtAGGTTAAATCTCAACAGACTTTCACACctatttttttggtattttgttgagagaaataaaaggcatagctaatgtgaaaatacttttaatttatatttctaaatattgtaCTTAACAGATAAGTCTAACTCTCTTTCTAAGCCTTAGATTAAAATTTTAACCAAAAATAATTCGTAGGAGACAGCCTATAATGAGTTGTATCCCACAGTCATCAATTTATAACTTTTGGTTCTCACAGGTCGCATTTCTGTGCCTATTGATTTACAGAAAGTGGATCAGTTTGATCCGTTTACTGTTCCAACCATAAGGTATGTTCCAGATCATTGATCACTCCTTTGTGATTATTGTTCTAAATTTGCAATATATACAGTGAAATCCCTCCCAGAGAGGCAGCTTATCTGAGGCTATATGCTGATGCCCTAGCAGAGCAACATTTCACAGTAAATTCCACAGAACACAAGTTTTTCAGCTGCTgttatgcaaaaacaaaaagattttaagttcaaataagtttgggaaatgctgacttaaacagattaaaagttcttTACTGTCTTTCGCAGTCTTTAATATGCTAATATGCGCGGAAAACTCAAAGAGACTGTGGTTTTTGGAATCTCCAAAATTTAGTTGGCCACATAATTTTTTCACAGAAAGTCTTGTAGGATTCATGTGCTATCATACACTGAGTAATGCTGACCAAGAAGCaactttaaaattctcttattcTATTATTTGTAGTTCCATCTGCCATGAATTGGATGCCATTTCCACTAATGAAGACGAAAAAGAGAATGGAGCTGAATCAGATATCAAACGTAGAACCAGAGGTAGGTTAATATATTGAAGTCTCACTTTAACATAagctttttataaggacatcctTCTGTCACTCCAGTAATGGATTCTTCTTGGATTCAGCCCAAAATGGATCAATGTTTATCCTGAAACCAGCTCAGTAACAAATAATGTTACAGCAATGTTTCTGTCGTTTATCAATTGCCCAAATGGTGCTGTTGAATCCAACAGATATTTACTAAGTAACATCTGGATCCATACTGTAAGATTAAATTGTTGATTGGTATCGATAGTTATTTGACTCTCACAGTCTTAGATTCAGCAGCTATTTATTTAACTGTGTATGCAGTACTTCtgttctttactttgtttttacatCCACATGAGTGTTATGTTAAATATATGTCTAAACTGTGATTGAATTGTATATTCAAGAATTTGAAGGAGCTAGGAATACAAAATTACCTGTTcatggaagtcaaatcttcttaCACCAACACCAAGAGACACTCTATAGCGATAGAATCCAATAGCGCTTTATGTGACGATGGAAATGTTACACACTGCCCAAATGGTCatcactagccacatgtggcttttgagcacctgaaatgtaagaattagattttttatttcatttaattttaattttaatagcttCATGTGGCTGGTGACTACTATAATGAACAATGCAGATCTCTGATCTCTGATCGACCTTTCACTTCGTATATTCCAGCTCTACCATAATACCTAAATATAGTACATTCCACCATCAATGTCTG
Proteins encoded:
- the PRIM1 gene encoding DNA primase small subunit encodes the protein METFDPAELPELLKLYYRRLFPYAQYYRWLNYGGVVKNYFQHREFSFTLKDDIYIRYQSFNNQSDLEKEMQKMNPYKIDIGAVYSHRPNQHNTVKLGAFQAQEKELVFDIDMTDYDDVRRCCSSADICSKCWTLMTMAIHIIDRALKEDFGFKHRLWVYSGRRGVHCWVCDESVRKLSSAVRSGIVEYLSLVKGGQDVKKKVHLSEKIHPFVRKSINIIKKDFERYALVDQDILGNKESWDKILALVPETMHDELQQNFQKDHNSLQRWEHLKKAISKYQSNNKNDKCGPWLEWEIMLQYCFPRLDVNVSKGINHLLKSPFSVHPKTGRISVPIDLQKVDQFDPFTVPTISSICHELDAISTNEDEKENGAESDIKRRTRDYKKTSLAPFVKVFEQFLENLDKSRKGELLKKSDLQKDF